tttcgtcaAAACTATCTATGGGTGAGATGGAGGCTGACCCTTgagggtataatgttctttatatagtcaCACACCCTAAAAAATAAGGTTTAAGGACTCTtggcgtacgctgggtgtacgtctCCAACACCCGCGACTCCTCATCCCCTCTACGCTGGGTGTaccccagcttacgctgggcgtactcttgtgctggccaccttgcatgcatgggatcATCTTGTCACTAATTTCCATTAGGGGCTAAAATCGACAATAAAtacaaagtgtcataactccttcattccaagtccgtttccgacgaactttatatccacgaaaaggtggcgggaAGCCCTACGCTCCCCTCGACACCTCCAAGCCTAAAACCTTTCGGATAAAATCCaggacccataaaagaccgaatcacCCCTACCCTTTGGTTTTCGAGGCCCCAACCGAGTAATTTCAAACAGGACGTTACAAGAATTAGGCGCTACTCTAAGGTGGATTCATAAATTATATGAAAGTTTCGATGAAATTAGATCTTTTATGTTATTTTGAAATTAAGGATTGGACCGACTATAATATATACAAGATGTAACTTCGTAATATACTTTATTCCAAATGTCATATTTTGAGTAACTTTATATTCGACATATATTGTTTTGTGATGGTCTGAAATAAAACAATGAGTTGTTTTGAAGTTCGTAGTAATTTGTAAATCGATTATGATTTTCAAGCTTATTtggataatattattattctaccGTGAAATTGGACTTACTCCACACAATACATAGTCGATATTTGTCATTTTAACACCCACGAGTTGAAATCATATTTGAACTTAAGATCTTCCTTATTCCTTAtttagaatttatttttaatctatTCACCGTTGGGCTTCTTACATGAtggtttaaaattttattatttgtgATTTCTTATTATTTAACAATCAATTATTAAATTTCTTGTTATttcacaaccaattagtaaaaaAACAGAATTACGTCTTCTTATTTAACAACCAATTTGAGAgaatctattttgctatatatAACCCGACCCGtattctgttttaatttgtgacccATGTATGAAATTCGGGTTAACCAATGAGTGGATTACTTAACCCAAGGGTTAAGAAGAAGCAGTGCAGCACCACATAAGAGGGTTATCTACAGTCATCGTCCCAAAAAGCACTATTTTCCATCTATGGACCCCTAACCCTATTCCCAAAGCATAGTTAATTACTCATGGACGTAACATCACCACCGCCCACCACCACTACAACAACCACCCCCACCACCAGCTCTATCAAAGCTCTTGATCAGGATGCTCGGATCCAACCAAATAGTGTCCAAAAACAGCTCCCACCACCGTTTACAAACGGAGTGCTTAAGCGTCATAAACCTCGGCATCACCACAACCCGACGCCGGTGGTGGTGACATACAGAGAATGTTTGAAGAACCACGCGGCGAGTATGGGCGGACACGCAGTCGACGGTTGTGGAGAGTTTATGCCCTCGGCGACGTCAACGCCGACCGACCCGACATCGTTAAAATGTGCAGCTTGTGGTTGTCATCGCAACTTCCATCGCCGTGACCCGGACGAATCATTTCTGAACAGCCCACCTGTTCAACACCTCATCGAGTACCAACCACACCACCGCCATCACcctccaccacctcaaccacAACCAATTTCCCTCGGCGGAGTTAGAGGAAGCAGTTCTAGTCCGGCGGATTCCCCATCTCCACCTCCGATCTCCTCATCTTACTACCCATCAGCACCACACATGCTCCTAGCTCTCAGCGCTGGCTTATCCGCACAAGCGCCGGAAAACCACCACAACCCCTCAATTCACTTCACCCCATCCTCTGCCGGCGGCAGCATCATCGGCTCTAACTCAAATGGGAAAAAACGTTTCCGAACAAAATTCACTCAAGATCAGAAAGAAAAGATGCACGAATTAGCTGAACGAGTCGGATGGAAGATGCAGAAGCGAGACGAAGACTTAATAATCGGATTCTGCAACGAAATTGGGGTCGATAAAGGGGTTTTCAAAGTCTGGATGCATAACAACAAGATGACGTTCGGCATCAAGAAAGATTCCGGCAACCACAACAACGACAATGGATCTCCCGGCGGTGGAATTGATTTCTTAACAAATAGAAATAACCACCACGAACACCACCAGCCACCACACAACGACAGTATTAGCAGCGGTGGTAATGCTATCGGCACTAAtggttcatcttcatcttcttaatCTTAATTATGGATAATAAGCACGTGTTTAATTAGAGATTACCAAGAGAGAGAAAGGCCAACAAAGGGTAAGAGGCTGTTGTTTGTTTTTAATTAGCTACTTATATTAGAATcttttttgttaattaattaattaatctttGTTTAATCCAAATTAGGAAAGTTGTATGACTTTGATCCAAATAATACCATGTTTAGAAAGTACATTGAATTAAGGGAATCACCTTTTCAATTTGATATTCAACTAATATCTTTAATCACCCAAATCAATTTTGGATCTTGAGGAGTACTAAATTGAATAACATATTTCTCATTCTTTTTAATCATTTTTGAGGAAAAAGGTATTTTTAGATGCATCACTTGTGAATATGTACAAAAACATTTGTTAGTCCATTGTAGATAAACATTGTTTCAATAGGTCAACTGTCTATTGCTTTTGTCAAATTTGACCATATCGTCATCTACCGTTACAAAGTGAACAATATATTTAAATTCATTTATAACCTAATAAAAATATTTGACTTGTTTAATTGTTTGAAATAATTAATAGTCTCGTCAATCGAAAATAAATAATATTGGACCATTTGAACGAACAAAACTCGTATTAATTTTAGTGCGTATCATTTCATAGTTATGCTTCGGGATTTGTGATGATGAGGAAGATAAATTGgcgatttttaatatattttttctgcattattcttgttttttttttacaaaatattattccaATGTCTTTATCTCACTTTATTCTTTAATTCAAACTACAATATTTCATTTTCTACCCCAAACTTTCGAAAACCAGCAGAACTTCCATCattttggttttaaaaaaaaGTATAGTAGTTTACAAACATTCATTGTTTTAGTTCAACTTTGTATTTTATTatccttatggttttattttaTTGCAGTTTTTGTCCCTACGTTATGAATTATGATCAatacaaaatgatatttttttttctcCTTTCAAAATCATTTTTAAGAGGAAGTTACATAAATCGTGGGTTATGGTAAATCACGAAATTTAGGGTCAGTCCAAATATATATGGGGCCTGgagcgaaaagaaaaaaaaggtctcttaaagacaaatataataaagattaaaaaatttattatttatttttcagtATAAACGTGTTCAATTAGCAATAACAAGCAAGTCAAATAGTTTATATTTTGAGCTAATTTGAGTTTGAACCAATTTTACGTcctaaaaatcatttaggtaataattttttttatatgtatacACTACACAACCCATAAATTTTGGACCCCTAGAGACGTGGGCCCTGAACAGTCACCCGGtttgcccaccgtctggaccgaCCCTGACTAAATTGTTTGTTTGTCTCCATCTTCATTTTTCGTATTCGTACGTTATTGTTTTCATTTCATGCCAGCGAGTCATGAAGCAAGTatattgttcttatttatttatttatcaattaattttttgtttattatataataaTTGTGATTAAAATACTAAAACCCACCCCacgttcatcatcatcatcgtctctCCCCATATGAATCCCTATTATCCTTTCATCCCATCTTTACGTTCATCGTTGTCGTCAGCTACTACACGAGAAAACTCGTAGTTGAAGGCTTCCAATcgcaaaaaaacatgtttttgggTTTATTTTCATTGTTAATTTTCCATGGTGTATTTAATCTAACATATGATTTGTTTCCTTTTTTACTACGTCTGCTTCTATTTTATTTTGATGCATATTATTCAAACATTATTAATTTATGAGTTCGATTGTTTGAGGGAGAATACATCTCCGAGATCATTTCCGTTCTTCATTTTACTTCTTTTTCGACTTTTGATGTGTGATTTGTATACTATAATCCTAATTTTTCTCAACCAAACTGTCATACAACATGCATCATATCTAACTGTGAAATAGTATAATCATGGTAATAAAGAGTGTCGAATACAAGGGATCGAAATGATTCATATTAGATAATTCAAATGCTAATTACACCATAAACAATAAAGTAAATTGGGGTGGCGGAGAGATTCAATTAAACTAGATTAGAAACCAAAACTAAATTAGAGACTAGATTTACAGACAAAAAAAAGGTACTTCCACTTAGATTTTGAATCTCTCTCATTTCTATGATTGATTGTTTATAAGTGTAATAGATTTAATATCATTAATTATCGATTCTTATAATGATTAGCTATCTTGGTCCGATTAATTAATACTATTAATTATGATTAACTaatactattaaatttaaaacaGAGAAAGTAAATATCCTCTTATCTTTTGATGATACTAATCGTCCCACCcatttaaatgatgacatgtgtcatattagtatcataaaatatcattaaatctcattaaatgaataataaatgttacacatgtcacaATTTCATTAGATTGAAGGATATATAGGAACAAAAATTAGGAAGACATTTAACTTCTCTTTAAAACAAGACTAAACTGCAAAATTAGTCCATGTGGTTTCACAAAAAATGTAGATAAAGTCTAAAAAGTTTTTTAACTTGCATAAAAGATCCACAATGAAGAATTTCTTATGGTTATGGTCCCTGACAAAGTCGAAAAAAATATTATGCCCTTTAAATttcttttatgtatttttttatatttattccatgttttattattttaaaaataaaaataaaagaacgGGCCCCCTATTCCCCCTCCCCTCTCTCCCCCTTTTAAGTCACCTTTGAAATTGCACCGGAAGATCAAAAAACATCATCTCTGAAAGTTCTTGCATTTTCAAACACACAAATAAATCAACGAATTCTGATGCAACACATGAGAAAAATGGCACACCAGCTTCTCCGGCCACCGCCCTAGCCAAAAGTGTAACACTTGGATTCAGATTTGCTTCTTTATTCGGGGTTGCGGTCTAATATTCAGTGGTCATGAGGCTGAGGGCCTCGGGAAGGGAAGAATTTGGTCCTTCTCGGGTGTGGGTGTTATGGTCTAAGTGATCCAAGTGTTCGATTATGTCTTTAGAGGCtaagggtataatcgtaatttgaTATTTCGGTCTTTTATGGATTTCAGGTTTTGTTAGGGAGGTTTTAAAGCTTGGTTATGTTGTTAGAAGCGTAGGACTTTTcaccacctttctgtggatataaggttcgttcGAAACAGACGTataatgaggaagttatgacatgttgaaAATATTGGCAGAATTGGCCCCTAATGGAAATAGTTGGCAAAGCGGTCCCATGCAGCCGAAGAAGCATATGCGTGTCTGcctgggtatgcccaacgtagttGGGGGTATGCTCATCATAATGTTCAGagtgccaaaccctaatttttagggtttgggcactatttaaacatcattatgAGCTCAAGGCTCTTTCATTCTCAGAATTCTTTGCCTTCTAAGCCTCATTTCGGAAACCCTAACCTCAttttgagtgattgtgagatctGAGCATGTCCTTGGTGAATTCTTTCTCATTTTGAAGAAAAAGGTGCTTGGTGCTAGCTTATGGTTCAAGGGAGGACATTTATATCCAGAATTTTGGCTCCATTTCCAGCTTATAAAAGCTAAAAAGTTCTAACCTTGCTCATTAGAAGTTGGGATCTAAGATTATGTGGGTATTGGTCCCATTTTGACCTCATGGGTGAGATCTAGTGGTTAGACACCACTCTGGGAGCTTTGAGTTGCTACTCTGAGCATTTATGTGGTAATAAGTTGATAAAGTTGCCACTCTTACGGTTAAAAATCATCCATGCATGTTCTAGATGGATTATgttaggtcttaatggattaagttggttGTTGGGTCCCATTGAGTCATGCAAATGCATAAAGGTGCcgactttatgcattaagagctTAGTTGGAAGGTTTTCTGAGGTTTGAGTACAAAGGACTTAAAGGATTAAGTCATAAATCGAGTTTTGGAGAAATTGTGGTTAGTCCCCGCGTAACTacaggtacacccaacgtacctcCTTTTGGTCATGATTTGGAACTCCTCGAGTACGTCCCGCGTTCTTTGATCTGATAGATTTTGGGTTGTTGAGTTTTGGGCTTTGCTTTCCTTTGGGCCACTGTATTGGACTTGCTGTTTGGGCCTTTGTACCATCTGAGATTTATTATTGGACAAGGAATTATTGGGATTTAGTTTAAGGCCAATATAGgtgttgggcccaatttggaaaattaggccattagtgggcttttatAGATCTTgtagttttgggtttgggccttagttgtGAGTCTAGTTAGGCCAggtgtaaaatggtcattttaccccaagtttggATTATGGATGAtagtttggaacccaattgctaattgggtgtcaTTTTGGCATTGATAGCTTTGGAAGTCGTCAGGGCAACAACTAAGAATTTCTTTCGGTGAGCTTCTGCATTCgatgtgagtctcctcactgttctatgggtcgaaggaaccaatgtcagcccatttggtttatgtattctAGGAACACCTGGGGTGACCCTTGACATTTTGAATGAAAGaacaggaggtggctcttggcaatttgtatgcaagaccagagtATGAACTCTGACAGTTAATTAGTTAGTAAtggtagattgtatgctagttatctttGTGACGCTTGCATGGATGACCAAGAGGTGGCTcatggcacttgtctgtaagacctagggttTTGGCCCCCGGCCTGGCAAGGAAGACTACAAGGTGGCTCATGTATGGTTCGTTTGAtaggtatggtatgtggtatttggggaactcactaagctttgtgcttatagtttatggttttggtttcaggcacTTTCGGTTTGAAGGCAAGGGGATCGGCTTGATCGTAGTGCATACAACCGTGTTTTCTGgaatatgtgattttgggatttaactctgatGATTGTTTTAATtagaaatgtttttaaatgtttagatcAAGTTACATCTATGTTTTGATTATAATTATAATGAAATTTTTATCCTTgatttttcggatgttacaagttggtattagagctttggtttgagggattcgggcatactctcgggtgtgcctggactcaaactgaggtttTGGtgaaagtttttataaaataaacatttaaataaaaataattttctaatcaaagaaaggcttgtgatgcgtgcaatcggccgagctcaagtaagtggttcctagaataccaatacatgtttattatgatatatgctatgattatgagaattgcatgctagattagggctaaggatttgcTCAATATTGTatgataggagagatgcctttttaTGCCTGATCATATGAGCTTTAGAATTGCATGCTGGTATAAATTCCAGACGAGTGAATAGAATGGTTTGGTTAATGTATGCTAGTTAGATTTTTTTGCTGttatctgaatgttgcttgcttagtgctttgtgggactcttagtgatgtgaattgactactaagtgaatatgctaagtcacatgtgacaCATGTTAAATAATCTTGGAGTGAAGGATGTGACCTTATTGCGCAACTcttatttgagtccaaccgtttatggttgagtcttttactcgcaagattatctgatctctgttgcatgtgactatattcatgaggaagctagttgacattggtgggagtccttcagcagctgaggattgggTGAGGtcaggaacctaggagagcctaggatatgcttcagCGGGTTAGTGGTGCGGTTTAGTAAATTTTGGTGCATTGGTTTGATGAAGTGACTTAGAGAGGATTATTGAGGaaggtatggataggtgtggaaggtattatgggcccgtactactgaaagcacatgatccatactcgaatcaatgaGAGTCTTGGAGAGTTTAAGAGAATTATGGGGGGAAGATTCTTGGGCATGTTTTGATCGTTAGCTTGTTGTATTTCATTTTGGAGATGAGCATTCAGGGAGGTGGCTCAGGTTCCGGCTTAGGTGCAGGTAGTGAGCTGATTAGCGAGTAGttgcgggagttcatctcatcggagattTCTCGTAGTATttcggagatcttggatgagcgcTTGGGCACATTCCGTGCTGAGATTATGGCTATTTTTGGAGCTCACACTCTTTCTTTCTGGAAGTTCCGGGCTTGTAAAGCTCCTGTGTTCCATGGGGAGAGGGACCCCAATGTCAACAGGAAGTGGTTAGCAGATCTGGCTAACACGTTCACAAGTTTCTGGCCCGAGGAGGCGAAGGTAAGATATGCTTCATGCCTATTGAAGGACAAGGCACATGATTAGTGGGAAAAGGTTGgtagtgagttgggtgatgatgttgttgatgttgggttttgtatactacaacatcctatagtgcacatacaaccctaaatgatttggatatatgttttctctaattatacatgcaatactgTTTCCAAATCataaagcctacaactagcatacaattgacataatcaacataaaagtgagttatataattacctctttgttgtagcttatagttttggcctttaagaacttagcaccccaagtgtgatgcctaaaacggttcacaacacaccctTGAACAATTAGATGACTTGAGAGAGATTACTAGGCACACAAATCAGTTATGAACTCCAAGAGCACTTGTTGTAACCGATTTTAGCCATGGggttatgtatatatatgtaggaatccaagagtaatgggtaaaccctaatccatatactttgggttatgatccatattccatgtgggctaactctttatggaaacttacataagcttagcccatcatggatcaatagcccaaaccatatatatcattgatttacataaccagtccccgttaatttaattagtctttttttattactaaattaattccaaattaattcttgatcaacactaattaaataatatgatttcatattaatatattagaacttataatatattaataaatcaaaaataacttcttactcaaatatccatcctcaaATTGTCCTGGTTATATGCAACTCGAAATgtaccatgctactctcgagtcaagtacataccaattatagttatgggcttagacacttaattaaactgtctcccacttggataagtctaataactattattgcaagtatgactccacaacccgactagcaatcgtagctcttaaaatccgttgtcgaactctgacctagtcaatgacgcttctattagataagggatcatatattcctccattctacaagataccatatggactgagacatggattataatcattctctctgtccatctattgtttcccgatttccgatttatgacggctGACTAATTgcacaaatcaaatcagtccaagcttagccaagcacttagggttgtcatcactaaatcatataggggaccacatatatcgctttatccctctaagggtaaaatgaatggataaacttcgactcaaatgctttcTTGTATTTACTcataaaatcacacacaacaatatgtcttataacaccaagttactggtgcgtttacatatgtcaatgtgcaaccaacttgtaaactacaactcacatgtcttggtttcaagaatataagatattatcgtctcacagtcactcgtgataaaatccatgaagtgattcggATGAGCG
The genomic region above belongs to Lactuca sativa cultivar Salinas chromosome 4, Lsat_Salinas_v11, whole genome shotgun sequence and contains:
- the LOC111906816 gene encoding zinc-finger homeodomain protein 9; this encodes MDVTSPPPTTTTTTTPTTSSIKALDQDARIQPNSVQKQLPPPFTNGVLKRHKPRHHHNPTPVVVTYRECLKNHAASMGGHAVDGCGEFMPSATSTPTDPTSLKCAACGCHRNFHRRDPDESFLNSPPVQHLIEYQPHHRHHPPPPQPQPISLGGVRGSSSSPADSPSPPPISSSYYPSAPHMLLALSAGLSAQAPENHHNPSIHFTPSSAGGSIIGSNSNGKKRFRTKFTQDQKEKMHELAERVGWKMQKRDEDLIIGFCNEIGVDKGVFKVWMHNNKMTFGIKKDSGNHNNDNGSPGGGIDFLTNRNNHHEHHQPPHNDSISSGGNAIGTNGSSSSS